Within the Zea mays cultivar B73 chromosome 10, Zm-B73-REFERENCE-NAM-5.0, whole genome shotgun sequence genome, the region TAGCCCCGCGATCAGATTAACCCAGGCAATTATCTTTATCTCGTGTGTGGTTATTCATCTAATCACGTGGTATTTGTTGGTTATCGCCTAGGAACATGTCCTCCtctcctataaatataaagggataCAACCGATTAAGAACCCCGaatacattccaatcgaaccaatctaTGTTATTTAACTTTCCTGctttaggagtagatgtagcataatTCTAGTTGTAGCTTTCCGCATATCTATTTGcaccctattcgactctacgtcgtctagatctatCTTGGTTGGCATGCCGACCCTAAGACGACCCTAGAATCTCACCCTAACGAGGTCCCTACCTTCCTAGTTATCCACTAGGAGGGTGAATCTATTTAGGTCTTCATCGCCGACCCAAATCCTTTATCCCTAAGCGACTCTACATCATCTAGGGGCGCCCCACCGGCCTGGAGCACCCTAAGGTCTCTCCCCCAAGGGGCGGGATCTAGGTCCTAGAGGAGAAAACGTCCATGTGCCATCGTGAACCGCCTGCTCTAaatcgcggactgtccggcccaaaGCACGGATCGTCCAGATAGTGCATAGAGAAGACCCGCTCCTGTAGCAGGGTCACAGACTGTCTATCCTAGAGCCGTGGACAATTCGCCCCGTCGTAGCGAGCACCGCCAGGCGACCCCATCGTAGTCCACCGCGCCGTCCACCTCGCAGAGCCGAACCCAAAGTATTGCTCATCACGAGAAGGCACTAGAGTTCGTTGTTGTTTAGCACCAAATAGGCGGTGACAATCATAGAGGTGGTGTCTCACCTTTAGGATAACTATCTTAGGTTGGTtatgtggtctgagtagcacttctCAAGTCTTGGGTTCGACTCCCCGTCaccccgtgggagcgaatttcagtctgtggttaaaaaaatcccctcgtttgTCCCAcacaaagcacaggtctaaggtcCAGCTCCGGCCGCGATCGTTTTCATATGGATTTCGATGTCGCTGTGTATGAGTAGCGCAGGGGTTCAGGAGTTTTCTTGGTCTATGTGAGAATGTCTTCTTGTTACAATTCtcgggggctgtcttacccctCACAGGTCGAGTTTTTTTACATCAAGTAATCATACTCTTGGTTCCAAGGTTTTCTTTCAAGATCACATTCGAGGTAGTGTTATTTGTCTTACATATTATTTATTATCTCCCTCCTCTCGACCATCTGTGGGCGAAACCTAGGGATCATCTTCAAGGTCCGGACTCACTACGAGGGCGACCTAGGGATGGTTAGTGTTTGTCCAAACAAGCGCCAACAAGTTTATTACATAGAAAAGCCTTATGGTCTACAGATCACGCAAAAGGTTAGCACTTCAACCAGCATTAATCATTCTTCGCCTTGATAAACTTTTTAATAATGCCCATCATCTCACTCCCAGGGAATCGTccaaggcagcccctcgcagtggcAATCTCGTTGAACTCACACACAGTGTCACCACTGAAAGCTTTAAGTTGATCAGGCTTGTGATCAAGTGATTCTATATTGTCAAGCAAATCTTCTCCGGATTTTACTGAAGGGAGGGGGAAAGCATCAAGCTGTGTATTTATAATATTATCAACCCCAACGGCTCCTGCATAATCTCTCAGTCTGCATATTGCAAATGGGACGGGTTCGAAGCTATGGTCACCATATTCAACAGGAGTAGAATGGTCTCCAGTGACACACAGAAAGTACTGGTAGTGTCCGGCATTTTCAGCTTCCCAAAGAAGCCTTGCAAGCTGACCAAAAGCTCGATCAACAGCTTCTAGACCCCGTACCTTTAACTTGACAGCCTTATCATGACCAGCATCATCAATGGCCTGCAgtgacattacaagagctatcagAATCACACTCAGTATTAGTAAAAAGAATCTGAATATGCATTTTACCTTTATGTGCAGGAACCCAAAGTCATATCCATTTTCTTTTCCAGCTTTGTATTCATCCTCTCCAGGCACAAAAACACGAGGTGGTGTACCCATAGGGGAAGATAATGCCTTGGCTATAGCTttagctttagaagttaagagagtaCGGTAATCTCCAGTTGCTCCAGGTGCTTCAAGGATATCAATCCCCAGTGACAACCCCAAGCCAGCTATGATCTTAGTAGGAGCAACCATGCAAGGTGCAAGTCCATGCTTGGTTTCAAAGGCAGGCACCTAACAAAGCCACATGAAACTTCATTAAAAATGAAGCTTTAGAAGTATCAAATTCAGTAGGGTAAATGCAGGCCATACCTTACGAAgcatgccaaatccagagaatgcATTTGTGAAAGTTCTTGAAAGTCAAAACTAATCTTTCATATTGCTACTGCAGTATCATATAGGTCTACTATCAAAATTTTCACACTAACCTCAATCCGAATACCACAGCCTCGCAACAGCACAACGTTTGCGATGTTCTTCCCCTCAGCTGCACGCTGTGCATTGATGGGGTGAGAAACCAGTATGTGCGTTATCTCTTTAGAAAGCTCATTGATCACAGCTGCACTGTTTTTAGCTTCTTGCGAGTCATCCAACGGTTCAGCCTTCAGATGCAAGCGGTTGTCCTTCAAGGGATCGGTTCCAGAAATGTTCCCACTCAGCTTTGGTCCTTTGACAACCACACCACATCTGTGCTCAGTAGCATATCTGCAGATAAAATGTGCGAATTACAGCAGCAACTAGACATCATGATCATACATGCTTGAAACAATGATGACGTTTAAGTGCTGCACCTTACTCTAATTTCATATTCAGGAAATGACGGAAGCCTCATCCCATCCAACGCCGCACAGAGGATAGGGCCTTCCTCTTCAAAATGCCGATCCGCCCTCCTGCTGATGATAACTCCAGTGCTCTCATCCAGTGTAGCGAAGTTTGACTGCAAGCGAATTGTGCATACAATTTAGTGGTAAAAcacattcatcagttgatacacaTGCTATCGTAAAACATTAAATTTTGTCAAGGACAAAGAAGGAAAAACATAGGATGAAATAGGCTTCTTTCCACAGTCCACACTATTGCCACCCAAAttcaatggcccaagaaattgatAAGTAGAGCTAGAGCCCAAGATCCAACAGAAAAGGTGGTCAAATTtagttactgcatgcacattcttGAATGTTCCGAACTACTGCTCGACTTCTAACGAAACTGAGCTCCAATTTAACACAGCAAAACAAAACAGTCAATGATCTGAACAATTACTGCTGGCTATATAAGTGACAACAGAAGAAATCAGGTTTAGCAACAGAACATGCAGAGCAAGAATACACTATGATCTGAACTACCACTAACTTATATGAGGAATCTGAAGAAACCAAAGCTACTCGAGCTGCAATTTTGTCTCCAAGTACGGGGTTGCCACCTTGAAGGCGATGTCGCCGGGCGCCATGGCGAGCCCGGCGCCCATGGACTCGAACGCGCCGCGGCCGCGGTAGTACACCCGAGGGTCGTACCCGAGGAGCGATAGGTGCGCCGTATCGCTGCCGCAGGCGAGCCCCGGCTCCACGGGGTCCATGAGCCCGGTCACCCCGACCGCCGCCACCGCGTCCAGCCGCGGCGTGCACGCCGCCTCCAGTGGCGTACGCCCGCCCAGCGACGGAACGCTCACGTCCCCGATCCCGTCCACCAGCACGAACGCCACGCGGCTCCGCCTCGGACCTCTCCCCTCCGCGCCTGCCATCGCCGTCTCCGCAGCCGCCGCAAAGGCCCCTCGCCTCTCTCAATTTCAGCTCTCTGCTGCTGCTTACGAGATGCCTCTGccgcgtgctggttcagccgcgGGTCGGGCCCGGGCACAGGGTTCACGGGCCGGTTTGGTCACTACAAGAACCGGGCGAGCCCGAGGCCCGGCCCCCAAATCTGCAACGCTTGGCGCTCGCTCGGCTCCGCCCTCCGCCCCCCTGCTCCGTCCGATCGCCGCgccccctcgccgccggtgatcgcTGGGGAGCCGACGAGGCCGGACGCCGGAGGTTCTCGCTCCCTCCTCTGTGTCTCCCTTCCTCCCGCGCGTCCCGCCTGCTCGTCGCGTGGCCTCCTGCTCGGGGCTTCCTCTCGCCGCGGAATTTGGCATGTGACGTGGGGCGAGGCCAACGAGGCGCAGCCGGCGGCGGCGTGGGGTTGATTGGTTAACTGGATTTCGAGATTGTTTTGTCTGGATTTTTTTCCGAGGGAAGCGCGCGCTCCAGGTGAGACACTTGTAAACATAATTTTCGGTGTTTTTCCCGTCGGTGTCTGTCATTATTCGATCTAATTTTTTGGGCCAGTGGGAATCTGCTGTCGAGGTGCTGATTTGTGGAATCTTTGCAATGCCTCTAGACCTTTTTCCCCATTTTTTTGGTTAGGAATGTGAAGTCTATTCAGAAATGTTTTTTCATGTTATAGTGGACATAGGGTGTGTTTGCCTAATGGTAAATGGTAGCATTTGTTTGTGACGGTGGATTACTGGTTAGTAATGTGCACAGCATTGTTTTTTTTAACTCTAAAATATAACTGGTTTTGAATTCGGGGACGCTCCGTAGTGTATGGGTAATACTAATATCACAACTTGCAGTACCAATGCTATGTCAGATTTGTGCTGTTTAATTTGTGGTAATACAAATGCTGGAGTTTAGAATGTGGTGGTTGAACAGCCATTGTTTCAGCAGTTGTTTAGGTACTTTACTGGTTTCGCTTTCAAGGCTTGAAGAGATTGAATTGAGGGCCTGATGTGCCATTCAAAATAAACATTTATAATCACTGGGTCACAAGTGGGCCCAGAGCACAGGTCTTTTCTGGGGCAGGTCACATATTTCATTATGATGTTGAGGAACTGTAGTATTCTGTAGTGTCAAGCTGTAACATTTGTGTGCAGCTATGCTTGACTGCTTGTTATTTGAGTTTTGGGGTTAGGTTACATTCAAATTTGCATGGATTATTTTAATTTTGCAATTTGTGTGCACATGATTATCAATTTGTGTTGCAGCTGCATGGAGTTTATGTTGATGGTTGCTCGTTTGTCGTGGCAAATGCTCGAAAGAATATTGCTGCATGGTCTTCTCCAAACCTCACAGTAGGGTATCATTGGGATCAATCATTAAAACCTTAATGGGCAGAGATAGTTATATTCATGCAGGCTGTTATTTGgtgggtgtttggtttgaagagTCAATCTATTCTAGATGATGTAGTGCTGGTGCATCATGAGTCCATTCCACAAATTTAGTTCATTTCacaaatttggtggaatgaacacATTACtcatattattactaattattagCCTATGTGGAATGAAatagtgatggatcaactcattccattccacaaaccaaacaaaaaagtgatgAGTGAGAAAATGATAGACTACATCATTCGATCATTCCTCGAACCAACACGCTATTAGTCTCTCTCCTCCCCTTATATTGTATTATGAGGCCTTATGATTTTTTTAATCATAATGTATCTTTCTTTTCACAGAACATAAGGTCCTAATTGGTTTGGTTTTAGATGCATCTGCTTTCAATAGTCAAAATGAGAGGCCGCTCTCAAAACAGAAAAAAGAGAGATGCAATTGACATTGGCTGTAATAATAAAGCCATATGGGTAGAGATTTTTGGTTGACATTTTAGCAATTGCATGTTTGCAAAGAATTTTGGTAGCTATGTCATTTCCATTCTGTATTATGTGATAACAATTAGGCCTGGCAATAATGTAACTTAGATCCTACTACTATAGATGTTTTGATTATATGTCACTTATGCCATGTAACACAGGTGACTGCATTGTAGGTTCATTTCCAAAATGGTTTGCATGGTGGGGAATTTTAAAATGTCTTCTGTGTTGAAGCTTGTAATGATGGAAAATCACGCAACACCAGGTAAAGTATAGTTAAGATTTTAACCTCTTTTGACTTTCCATTTAGCCTGTGACTTTCATGGATAATACTTTAATAGAGGCTTTGAGACCTGTGTCCAGAGTAAATAAAGAGAAAATTATATTGCACAGTTGTCAGTTAGGATGGAAATTTGATATCCATCAATAAAATTGATAAATTATAGAATGGTGCACCTTATCTTTTATTTTACTAGAACACAGTGCAACTTCTATATATTCTTATTTGTAACTTGGATATGTTGCAAAAATAATAAATATTACTAGATCCTTGCAAAGAGAAGGAGAAATAATAAAATCTAGAAAAGAATAATACAATACAAGGGAGCTTTGAAATGAAATATTATTTATATACAAACCTTCTATGGATTGAAAAGACCGTTTAATCTGTTACTGGATTTCATTATATTTGATTCAGCTCCTCAGTGCAGGTATGTACTGTTTTCAGTATCATGTTTATTTTATGTTCTGAAGTAGAAATGCCTTTGTAGGGCCATAAATACTTTGTCTTTTACTGCTTTCAGGTTTCTGGATTTGTTTTTACCAAGGTTCAAGAAAACCTAGGCGCTAGTCACACGTTATCCTACTGACTAGCGTCTAGGAAGATTAAACGTAGATTAAGCGTGATTAATCGTTTGTTTTTTAATTTTTGTGCTGCAGAAAGCAAGATCAGCAGTGAGTAACTAAGTACTAAGTAATAATAACACAACTACTAAGTAGTGATACTAGTGAACCTACCTTTTACTGTTCCGCACATTTATTTTTTACATAAGTTGCTTTCCTCCTTGGCTTCTTGCAAGTTGCTTCCAACAGCAGCTGATCATCAAAGAGAGACAAGTTAATAATCTGAAAACTATACAATCAGATAATTTGGAAAGAGTAGAAACTCATCTGAGGGGCAGCTCAATATTGTACATGCACAGCCAAGCTTGCAAACAACAGGGCAACATCACAAGTCAAAGGATCACAAGAAATACAGAAAACACTCACAGTTCATCACATGCCTTAATGGTCCACAAATTAAATAGCAGTACAGCACACAATAATTGTTTTATGGTCCACACACATTAGGATAAGTAAATAACTAGATATTAACTACACGGCGCCTAGCGCGTGCACACCGTGTCTAGGCGCGCCCAGCGCCTAATACTGCGCCTAGTCCATAAACGAGACACTAGACCTTCGTTAGCGTTTAATCGAGATTAATCTCCGTTTAATTGTGTTTTTTCGAACCTTGGTTTTTACAAAATGTTGATAATGTGGCCTGTATAGTGCAATATCAATGTTCTTATTAATCCACTTTAAAAACATATATAATTATTGTGTTCATATTATCTTGGTTTACTGGTACTTTGATAACCTTCAGATTCTCATCATATGCATGCAAAGCAAAAAATGATTGTGATGTTTTTCGGTCACATGTGCATGGATAGCTTATGGTTGATCATTGATCATTTGATCGTTATCCATATTTTATTCCTTGAGTTTCTTTTTGTCTCTCTTGAGTGAACAAAATATTGGGTCTGGTACTGAGATGATTCTTCTTGTTGGGCGTTTGAGCATGAAAAGAATTTGCTCTGTCACTTTTGGCAGATGACGTGATCCATGAGATGACTGCTGCACAGGTCCTACAGAAGCAACTGTTTGATGCACACGAACCAAATTTACTGGATGAAAATGGTAAGCTCCATTTGCTGAACCACAGATTTCAGTTACTTTCTATAATCTCTACTCTGTAGTACTGCCGGTCGAATGTACCTGGTGGAACAGGTAGGCATTTTAGTGCCTCTAGCTTCTGCCTCATATCATACTCCATCCCAAAAAGAATGCAATTATGGGATTCACACTAGTCAAACTAATTTAAATTCGACCAGTTTTATAGTGAATAATATTAACATTTATGTCTCTAAGACTCCAACTAAGTTTACTTAAAAATATATTTCATAACTAATTTAATGATACCTATTTGGGAGAAACTGTCACGCAATTAAGATTTTTTATGCAATCGCCATGCAATCAAACCACCAAAAATCATGAAAAATTCTCAAAAAAATTGTAGATGTACTTCATTATATACTCTACCAATGTATCAAATTCAAGTCCTAATTCATCCTATATTAAAAGATATAAAAATGAGAAAATTTTGTCCAATATGAAGAATTAAAAAAATGATAAAAATTTCTCTTTTTATATCTTTTAACATAGGATGAATTAGAACTTAAAATTTGATACATTTGTAGAGTATATAATGAAGTACATAGAATTGCTATTCGTTACCCTAGGTGATGATCACCTCACTCTGAAATGACTTAACAAATTTAAGTTATTCGTGATCTTTGTAAGTCATTTCAAGGTGAGTGATCATCACCCTAGGTAACAAATAGCGCTGCCCATgaagtgtgtatatatatatatatatatatatatatatatatatatatatatatatatatatatatatatatatatatatatatatatatattcgtgACTTTTAGTAGCTTGATTGCACAACAGTTTCTCCCTACTTATTTTGTATCATGAACGTTAAACTATTTTTTGGGTATAACTTCGGTCAAACATTGAACTGTTTGACTCAAAACGTGAGAATTGCATTCTTTTCGGGGCTGAGGGAGTATGTGTTTATTTGTTACCTTCAGATTTCACTGCCATGTTTATTTTACCTTCAATGTATACTATTGTGTTTTACTCTGTATTTGTCACATATGTTTCTCGTATTTCAAACAGCTGTAATCTGTAGCTTCAACTTACCTGTTGATGTCAACCACAGCTTAGCTTTTTAACTTTTCCAGTAACTTTGTGCAGATATGCATATATTTGGATCAAAACCGATGGCCGACCCATTGGACTTGGTAACTTTGATGAATCTACCTGTATGATTTCCCTTTTCACATATGGCTGATCCACTGGAACAAAATCTTATCTTTTATTGAAGGTCTGCTGTAGTACTTGCAAGAAGCCAGTCAAAGCCAGCCAATATGCAATTCATACAGGTGCTGTTAATTCTTTTTCTATTACATTATTTAGGTGTAAGTACTTCTGTTCAATCTGCTCAGTTTTAAGTGTTAAAACACAGGTTTAATCTTATTATGTTTGTGTAATTCATCACCAATCTTGCTGTGAACTTGTAATCCAAAAATTCGAAGTTATAATATATGCGAACCCATATTTCCAGCACATGAACTAATATTTTACAATTTGTATGTGCGAAAAGCCCCAATCTATTGCTGTTTACGTCATTTAGCTTAATCAATGACTACTGTAATTTGCTTACTGTTTGATACACCTGCCTGGAAAAGCTGGTGTCATTACCATTCCAAGCATGACTTGGTCAACTGATGAATATCTTAACCGAAATGTGATGAATAGTCAAATACTCAAATCCCTTATTTGATCTTTTTAAAGTACAAATTTTTGTGTTACTTGTTTTATTACTACCACATTGTAAGATTAATGCTGTCCTAGAACATGTGATGCAAACCTTTGGAAAATTTTGCGATGAACATGCTGCATGCACCTTTCGTAAAAAATGGTGTTTAGTCttttttttttggctttttcattGAAACTTTGTTTATTGTGCAGGGCAATGTAGTTCAGGGAAGGTAAACACAAATGGTTCAGTGGGTGTGGATCATGCCAATCCTACAAAGCCCCTGAAGAAAGGCAGAAAAATAAAGTTGATAAGTAATGGAAGTATCCTATTGTTTATGAGGCAGCCTGTTTGTTCTCGTTTACTGTTACTTTTACCTGCTGTTATTTGTGTTCATATGGAGCACTCTCTTCAAATTTTCTTTTGTTAATTGGACTCTAAATGTTTGTGGATCTTCAGACGTTTGCTGCCTTGACATCTTATATAGATCAAAAAGTGCACATAAAAGTGAAAGCAAAATCTCAAACTGAAAGCAATAACATTGCCAATAGTTTCGAGTTGGACAATGGACATGTCACTAAAGTACAACCTATAGATTCCACAGGTGATCAAAGTGCTGCTTTCTGTCGAATTGTTATCAATATTGTTTCATTTAATCCTCCTTTGTTCTCGCTGACTTTCTCTAGGGTCATTTGACTTGTGTATTTAGTGTTTAAATGATGAAGGGTAGGTCTGGTGCAGCGGTGATAGCTGTCTTACAGAGTTACCATGTCGTGGATTCGAAGCAGCCTCTCCGCATTTGCGGAGGCAAGGCTTGCTCATGTGGGAGCCTCTGGCACTGGGTTTGCCCTTTTTTATCTaggtgtcatggaccttcggttcatggggatagctgtcttctccggcgaggttataccctctaccgcaggcttggttctagggtagcagccctaggcgcttgagagtcattgcaagagagagagattggtttgataatatATTCCTTATTCCTTTGTCTCCTGCGTACAGGCCTATATATAGGCCACCGGTTGACCAACTAGGCAACCATTAATTAGGCATGACTAATTGGAATTATCTTCCCTACAATTTAGGTCTATCAATTTAGCCACCAAATCAGTCACTTTCCTTTGCCATGCCTTCCTTACGCGCGCTTTCCTTTGCCATGCCTTCCTTGCGCACGCTGCTGCTAGCGCTCGTGCCTTCCTTGCGCGCGTTGCTGCCAGCGCCCCCTGCGTCCTCTCGCTTTTGGCATGCATAGGTGCGGCCCCACATGAGTGaccgctccctatgatgcccatgacatgTTTAGATGATATGGTTAGTATAGCTACTATGGGCATGAAGAAGTTTTGTGTATCCACATTAGGTTGTGCTGTCTAGTTATATAAGTTTGCGGGACCATTTCATTTGCATGTTAAGATAAAACCAGTGTTATATTTCCAGGGATAATACATAGGAAACTAATGCCCTCTTGGATATGTTTTGTCGAAACAATGAAGTGTGTAGGCTTTTCTCGGCCAAAAAACGAATGTTTCAGCTGATAACATGATATCTTACTATTGGGTTTCATTTTTTTATTGTAGTTTTTATTTACATGCATCTTTGGTTTGTAGGGCTGGGCCTGTCTGCTGATAGTTCAGCTACTATCAATGTGCCTAAAAATCATCCCAGAGGTATTGATTGCTTCTCAGGTGTCCTCTGCTCCCTCCTAGAGATTGTCGAGCTGCATGTTATCCCATGCTTGTGTTTTTTCATGGTTGGACAAAGTAGGCATGTTATGGTCTCCTTTCTCCTTTCTTGGATTAAAGCTAAGCTAAGCAATTTTTAGTGGTACTGGATAGACAATGTTCTAATCATTTCACTATTTCAGTGACATGGGCTCCATCCACTCGCTACTTTTTTTCTTTGGCTCAATTGAACTTCAAGTGAAAGGGTATTTTGAAAGGTTTCCTTTAACTGAGGATGAAAGGTTCTCTGATATATTGCATCTCAGTGACAAGAAAAAAACAAAATAAATGGTTTCCTTAGAAAATTGTTTGTTTTTGCTTACTGAGTCAAGGTTAATTTTTACACTCAGTTTGTCTGTGATGGAACCTTGCTTGCATAGTTCTAGTATTCTATCCAGTTGATGGGAGTAAAGTCAGTAACCATAGAATAAGAAGGGAGGAACTCCCAGAAAATTACTTTTGCCTATCCAATTAAGATTTAATGTTTAAAGTTGGTCCATAACGGAACCTTCACGGCATGTCTATGCAGCATTATCGGAAGGCTTACCTTCACTCCTTCAGTGTTCTCCTTTTTCTACCTGAGACTTAATTTGGATGTTCATCCAATTTCCCAAATGTTGCATTCACATGAGGATAATATATCTTGTTCAATTTTCATTGCGCTGTACCCTCTTAACTGTATAGTGTTTTGATTTCTATTTAATTTATATCAGATGCGCCAGTTCCTCTTGCAACAAAAATGTATCATTCACAGGGCAACTACCGTCTTCGATTTGAGCTTGGCCAGCTTTATCGCGAATCATGTGTGCAGCATTTGAGTGGCCACACAACTCCAAACGTGTCACATGAGAATGGATTGATGGCATCATCACGGTTTTCTTCTTGTGGCAACTCAGCATTGCCTACTCAGAAGAGCCTTGTTCCTCAAACAAAGGTTTGATGCCACCCTCAGCTCATTGGCAGGATAGTTTTTCATGTTCTCTTACTGATGATGCATTCTGCTATGATGCTTCTCATCAGCCTCTCGCAGACCCTCAGCAATTAGCAGCAAGCAGGCCTAACCAGTCACAAGGAACAAAAACTGATAGAGCAAGTGCACAAGCATCTGCAATTAAAAATGAAGGTTCACGATCCAGATGCAATAAAGCTACCATTCCCCATTCGAGAAACAAAGGTTGGAAATGATCTTTTGCTCTTCCGCTTCATGTAGTATGTGACTTCATTCATTGAGAATTGTTAAGTTGCTATTCAGTTGTGTTAGTTATCTATAACTGGGCCAGGGAACTTATGTAAAGTTAAAGAATATTCCAGTGAAACTATGTTAACTATATATCAACTGGAAGT harbors:
- the LOC100277005 gene encoding uncharacterized protein isoform X1 codes for the protein MEFMLMVARLSWQMLERILLHGLLQTSQFISKMVCMVGNFKMSSVLKLVMMENHATPEFALSLLADDVIHEMTAAQVLQKQLFDAHEPNLLDENDMHIFGSKPMADPLDLVCCSTCKKPVKASQYAIHTGQCSSGKVNTNGSVGVDHANPTKPLKKGRKIKLISNGNQKVHIKVKAKSQTESNNIANSFELDNGHVTKVQPIDSTGLGLSADSSATINVPKNHPRDAPVPLATKMYHSQGNYRLRFELGQLYRESCVQHLSGHTTPNVSHENGLMASSRFSSCGNSALPTQKSLVPQTKPLADPQQLAASRPNQSQGTKTDRASAQASAIKNEGSRSRCNKATIPHSRNKGSKKTQQQPNGRVHAIKFPVE
- the LOC100277005 gene encoding uncharacterized protein isoform X5 gives rise to the protein MVCMVGNFKMSSVLKLVMMENHATPEFALSLLADDVIHEMTAAQVLQKQLFDAHEPNLLDENDMHIFGSKPMADPLDLVCCSTCKKPVKASQYAIHTGQCSSGKVNTNGSVGVDHANPTKPLKKGRKIKLISNGNQKVHIKVKAKSQTESNNIANSFELDNGHVTKVQPIDSTGLGLSADSSATINVPKNHPRDAPVPLATKMYHSQGNYRLRFELGQLYRESCVQHLSGHTTPNVSHENGLMASSRFSSCGNSALPTQKSLVPQTKPLADPQQLAASRPNQSQGTKTDRASAQASAIKNEGSRSRCNKATIPHSRNKGSKKTQQQPNGRVHAIKFPVE
- the LOC100277005 gene encoding uncharacterized protein isoform X4; translated protein: MQAVIWFISKMVCMVGNFKMSSVLKLVMMENHATPDDVIHEMTAAQVLQKQLFDAHEPNLLDENDMHIFGSKPMADPLDLVCCSTCKKPVKASQYAIHTGQCSSGKVNTNGSVGVDHANPTKPLKKGRKIKLISNGNQKVHIKVKAKSQTESNNIANSFELDNGHVTKVQPIDSTGLGLSADSSATINVPKNHPRDAPVPLATKMYHSQGNYRLRFELGQLYRESCVQHLSGHTTPNVSHENGLMASSRFSSCGNSALPTQKSLVPQTKPLADPQQLAASRPNQSQGTKTDRASAQASAIKNEGSRSRCNKATIPHSRNKGSKKTQQQPNGRVHAIKFPVE
- the LOC100277005 gene encoding uncharacterized protein isoform X7 is translated as MTAAQVLQKQLFDAHEPNLLDENDMHIFGSKPMADPLDLVCCSTCKKPVKASQYAIHTGQCSSGKVNTNGSVGVDHANPTKPLKKGRKIKLISNGNQKVHIKVKAKSQTESNNIANSFELDNGHVTKVQPIDSTGLGLSADSSATINVPKNHPRDAPVPLATKMYHSQGNYRLRFELGQLYRESCVQHLSGHTTPNVSHENGLMASSRFSSCGNSALPTQKSLVPQTKPLADPQQLAASRPNQSQGTKTDRASAQASAIKNEGSRSRCNKATIPHSRNKGSKKTQQQPNGRVHAIKFPVE
- the LOC100277005 gene encoding uncharacterized protein isoform X2; this translates as MEFMLMVARLSWQMLERILLHGLLQTSQFISKMVCMVGNFKMSSVLKLVMMENHATPDDVIHEMTAAQVLQKQLFDAHEPNLLDENDMHIFGSKPMADPLDLVCCSTCKKPVKASQYAIHTGQCSSGKVNTNGSVGVDHANPTKPLKKGRKIKLISNGNQKVHIKVKAKSQTESNNIANSFELDNGHVTKVQPIDSTGLGLSADSSATINVPKNHPRDAPVPLATKMYHSQGNYRLRFELGQLYRESCVQHLSGHTTPNVSHENGLMASSRFSSCGNSALPTQKSLVPQTKPLADPQQLAASRPNQSQGTKTDRASAQASAIKNEGSRSRCNKATIPHSRNKGSKKTQQQPNGRVHAIKFPVE
- the LOC103640966 gene encoding probable 2,3-bisphosphoglycerate-independent phosphoglycerate mutase produces the protein MAGAEGRGPRRSRVAFVLVDGIGDVSVPSLGGRTPLEAACTPRLDAVAAVGVTGLMDPVEPGLACGSDTAHLSLLGYDPRVYYRGRGAFESMGAGLAMAPGDIAFKSNFATLDESTGVIISRRADRHFEEEGPILCAALDGMRLPSFPEYEIRVRYATEHRCGVVVKGPKLSGNISGTDPLKDNRLHLKAEPLDDSQEAKNSAAVINELSKEITHILVSHPINAQRAAEGKNIANVVLLRGCGIRIEVPAFETKHGLAPCMVAPTKIIAGLGLSLGIDILEAPGATGDYRTLLTSKAKAIAKALSSPMGTPPRVFVPGEDEYKAGKENGYDFGFLHIKAIDDAGHDKAVKLKVRGLEAVDRAFGQLARLLWEAENAGHYQYFLCVTGDHSTPVEYGDHSFEPVPFAICRLRDYAGAVGVDNIINTQLDAFPLPSVKSGEDLLDNIESLDHKPDQLKAFSGDTVCEFNEIATARGCLGRFPGSEMMGIIKKFIKAKND
- the LOC100277005 gene encoding uncharacterized protein isoform X3; the protein is MQAVIWFISKMVCMVGNFKMSSVLKLVMMENHATPEFALSLLADDVIHEMTAAQVLQKQLFDAHEPNLLDENDMHIFGSKPMADPLDLVCCSTCKKPVKASQYAIHTGQCSSGKVNTNGSVGVDHANPTKPLKKGRKIKLISNGNQKVHIKVKAKSQTESNNIANSFELDNGHVTKVQPIDSTGLGLSADSSATINVPKNHPRDAPVPLATKMYHSQGNYRLRFELGQLYRESCVQHLSGHTTPNVSHENGLMASSRFSSCGNSALPTQKSLVPQTKPLADPQQLAASRPNQSQGTKTDRASAQASAIKNEGSRSRCNKATIPHSRNKGSKKTQQQPNGRVHAIKFPVE
- the LOC100277005 gene encoding uncharacterized protein isoform X6, with the translated sequence MVCMVGNFKMSSVLKLVMMENHATPDDVIHEMTAAQVLQKQLFDAHEPNLLDENDMHIFGSKPMADPLDLVCCSTCKKPVKASQYAIHTGQCSSGKVNTNGSVGVDHANPTKPLKKGRKIKLISNGNQKVHIKVKAKSQTESNNIANSFELDNGHVTKVQPIDSTGLGLSADSSATINVPKNHPRDAPVPLATKMYHSQGNYRLRFELGQLYRESCVQHLSGHTTPNVSHENGLMASSRFSSCGNSALPTQKSLVPQTKPLADPQQLAASRPNQSQGTKTDRASAQASAIKNEGSRSRCNKATIPHSRNKGSKKTQQQPNGRVHAIKFPVE